In Geotalea uraniireducens, the genomic window GAAACAATGGTATTGATATCTCCTACCCGGTGGGAAAGGGTCTCGATGGTTTCGGCCACGGAGTGGGAGGAACGACGAATTTCGTCGATGCCGGAAATCGTGCTCTCCACCGATTCGCGACCGAGTTCGGCATCCCGTAACACTTCCTCGGAGATGGCGGCGGTTTCGAGGGCACTCTTTTCGATCTGCTTGATGGCAATATCCATGTCGGCAACCAGTGAAGCGGTCCTGGCCGAGTCGCCACGCAGCGTACCGACGCTGCGGCCGATCTCCTTTTCCGCCGTCGCCATCTGGACGATTGACGAACTTACATCCTCGACGGCCCGGGCTAACGCTTCCATATGCTCGGCCACCTCTTCAATGCTGGCCGACATCTGGATAATCGAGGCGGCGTTTTCCGAAGCGGTACGGGAAAGACTTTCCACCGCCTCGGCCACTTCGTTGACCGACCGGTCGATATCCCGCATCCCATCGGTAGTCCCTTGAACGGCTTGTGCCTGGATTCTGGCGGTGGCAACCCCTTTGTCGGCCACATCCTGGACGGTGGCAGCGATGGAGCGCAGCTCGTCGACCGAACCTTTCACTTTGTTCACTGCCCCGGCCAGCCGGACAAACATGGCGTTGAGGTTGTCGGTCAGGTGTCCCAGCTCATCTTCCGAGCTGCTTTCGATGGTGACGGTCAGGTCTCCCTCCGCGCCGCGGTCCATGGCGTTCGCCAGCGTATTGACTCGGGTGACCAGCTTTCTGGAAGCCAGCATCCAGAGTACGAAGAGAAACAGGGCGGCATTGAGGAACTGGGCACCGGTTATGACCCCGAGGTAGCCACGGGCCGTTGGCTCGGTACCGATCACGGTGCCGAGCATGGCGCTGCAAAAGCCGCCAATGGCAGCGATGCCGGTTCCAATGATCAGGGATACCCGGATGAGTTTCGAACCCAGTCCCAAATTTTTAGCCATTATCTTCTCCTTGAATGGATTGTCGTAGCAGCGAAGTCAGACAAGGGATAATCGGTGAAACGTCGTGACGAATGCAAAGGGCATACCCTCAAGGTGCGGTGCACTCACAGCGAGTATCCCGCGGATTTTAGCCGATCTGAAGCTGGGTTACAAACAAATAGCAAAGAAAAAACGACGTTCAATTGGTTCATGCCGGGGCGAGGCAGGGCGAGAAGACGGATGAACGGCCGTCACCTGACAGTGGTCCTGTCCATAGCCTGCCGGGCTGGTTTTCTCAGCCGAAGCGGTAGATCCGCTTTCCGGCCCGGAAAAGTTCGATCGGGCCATCTTCGGACACCTTGATGACCTTGCCGAAATATGAGGCGGCACTGGCCGCGGTGGTCCTGCCGCCACCGGTGACGACACTCTGTGCGTGGGAGGTGTCGATGATCAGGCCAGTTTCGAGCAGTTTCCCCCGGCTGCTGAAAACGGTCATCCCGTCGGAAGAGAGCAATCGGCCCAGCTCCCCGGACTGTTTGAGCAGGCAGAGGTGCTTCCCCTGAACACGGCCCATCAGCATTCGCCCCAACGGGTCGTCGCCGCCGACCGAACCCCGCTTGAGGGCCGCCAGGTCCCTGGTTCGTCCTTCGTGAATCAAAACTACCGTGCCGTGTCTGGTTTTCGACAGGGCGTAGAGCGTCCAGATCAGGTCTTCAGTCGCGTCTTCGGGAAAACTGCCGGCGAGGAATGTCCGAAAGATGTCGGGATCGAAAATCTCCCACTGGCCGCGCCGGCGGACCAGCAATTTATCGGGACTGATGATCACTTCAATCTCCGAGGCCTCGTTGACTTTAATGGCAAATGCCCCCGAACCGGCGTAATTGAGCAGGCGGAACAAACCTTGGTGGGTCAAGCGGTCCACTTCGTTGAGTCCTGTAAAAGGGTCAACTTTGATCACCCCGGTGATCTGCATCTGGATGTTGCCGACGAACAGCGAGTTCGTTCCGTCGACAAAACGGTACGTCAGGGGGGTGTCGAAAAAGTCGGCCGCAATGGGCTGGTGTGGATGGAGCTCGAACCAACGACATTTCTGGCCCTGGACCCGGCGACGCAGGTCGGGAAGCTTGGTCCGGTGGATGAGGAAGCCGGTCGTTGCCGGTTTTCCTTCGTACCGTTGGTAGGAAAGGTTTTTCAATAGCTGGATCAGCTGCTGAATTGGCCAGAAGGCCTTCCGATGGTCGCCGCGTAGAAAACGGGCAACGGAAATGTCCGTCAGCGACGCCAGGAGCGCCGTGCGGAAATGGGCGGCGTACTCCGCATGCCGGAAGCCGCTGAACAGCGCGGAAAATGCGGCCAGCAGCTCGCCGCAGAAGATCTCTTCGGTCTTTGTGAATGAAACGGCCGGCCGGCAGGCGGTAAAGAGATAGGAGATGTCGTCAATTACCATTTCCTGCCGGAGCGAGCCCTCTGGCAGTTCTTCTCCCCCCTCCTGGCGTACGAGGCTGACCCGCGCTCCGCCGAGCAGCGTCTGGAGATTCCCCCTGATAGCATCGAAAACGGCAATCGGCATGGTGCTCTCCTCCGGACAGGTTGTCGCGCTCAATTCTATCATGTGCCGATGCCGGCGACAAACGGATCGAGAAAGGTAACGGCGGAGATGGTACGAAAAAGGGGAATGATCCCATTCCCCTTTCCGCTTAGTTGCTGCAGTCGCAACTGCTCAGGTCACCCTCTCCGAAAGGCGCCCGTTTTCCACACTTCTGGCACCGCCAGAAGAGGCCCCCTCAGCCAGGGAGCAGAATCATCATCCCCTGGCAGTCGGGGCATGCTTTTTCGGTTTTCATGGACATTCCTCCTGCTTGATAGAAAACGTACTTCTACGATACCGCGTCTGCCGGAAAAGAGTCAATGATATAAATGTTTGCATTATTTTACGCTGACCCGGAGTGCGACGACGCCGGGAATTTCCGTGCTGACGATGTCGCCGGAAACGAGTGGGCCGACTCCGGCAGGGGTGCCGGTCAAGATGATGTCGCCTGGCTCGAGGGTAAAAATCCCCGACATATAACTGATGATGTCGGCAACCTGATGAATCATCAGGGCCGTCGAGCCATCCTGGCGGAGTTCGCCATTGACGCTCAGGCGAATCTGCAAGCGTTGCGGGTCGGCAACCTGTTCGGCAGGAACGAAATCGGATAGGGGACAGGCAGTATCGAACCCTTTGGCAATATCCCAGGGGAGCCCCTTTTTCTTCAGTTCCCCTTGCACGTCACGTAAGGTCAGATCGATGGCTACCCCATAGCCGGCAATATAACTGGCGGCTTCCTCGCGGGGGATATCCTTGCCCTGGCGACCGATGAGCAGCGCCAGCTCCGCCTCGTGGTGGCAATCGTGGGAATAGGGGGGGATGACGATCTCTTGACCGTCGCCGATGACTGCCGTCGCCGGCTTGGTGAAAATGACCGGTGCCGCTGGGGTCTCGTTGCCGAGTTCTTTGATATGTTCGGCATAGTTGCGACCGATGCAGAGAATCTTGCCGATGCGGTATTCCTGGCCGGTGCCGGCGAGCTTGGCGGTACTCATGATATTCCTCCTTAATCCTGAATGGGGAACTTACAGATTGCCGACTCGGCTGCTGCTTCCGGCCAGCCGGCACCCTTGCCAAGTCCCCCGCCGTTTCAGTTCGTTGACGACCGTGTACCACATCTGGTTGTTTTTGAAATCCCAGTTCGGCGCAACCCGGATGGCAAGCGGTGCCGAGCCGTACAGCCGCTGGACGGCGATCTGCGGCGGGAGGATTTCGAGGAAGTCGCAGACGGTTGCCAGGTATTCCTGATGGGATACGGGGACGAATTCTCCCTGCCGGTACATTTCGGCAAGCCTGGTGCCTTTGACGGCGTGCAGCTGGTGCAGTTTGACCGAATTGATCGGCAACGTGGCGAGCAGGTCGGCGGTCCTGAGAAATCCCCGGCGGGTTTCACCGGGAAACCCGTAGATCAGATGGGTGCAGAGTTCGATGCCTCTGCCGCTGAGCCGGTGGACGGCCTGCAGGTATTCGGCCAGGGTATGGCCCCGGTTGATCCGGTTCAGGATGGCGTCGTCCATCGATTGTAGACCGAGTTCAACGCAAACGTAGTGGCGGGTTGCCAGCTCGGTCAGCAATTCGAGGCATTCATCGGAAAGGGAATCGGGCCGCGTACCGACGGAAATTCCTAGGACGTCCGGGTGTGAAAGCGCCCGGTGATACAGGTCCCGGAGCTTGCTTACAGGTCCGTAGGTGTTGGTGTATTTCTGGAAGTAGATGATGAATTTTTCGCTGCCGAGCCGGCGGCGATGGTAGGCCATTCCTTCCAGCATCTGGATTTCGATCGGTATCCGGGCTAGCGTGCTATTCGGCGAGAAGGAGCTATTGTCGCAATAGACACAGCCGCCGTCCCCTCGCGTGCCGTCACGGTTGGGGCAGGTGAAGCCGCCATCGACGTTGACCTTGCTGACCCGGTAGCCGAAACGGCGGCGCAGGTAAGTGCCGTAGGAGTTGAAGCGAAGATCCTTGTTAATGTACGACTCGGGCATGGGTTACTCGTTTCCCGCTGGGGATGGCAGCAGATCGAGGAAGGCTGCTGCCTCTTCCCGCGGGTTATCCGCGGCAATGATGGCGGAGATCATGGCGATACCGTCAGCTCCGGCAGCCAGAACTTCCGGCACTGAATTCCGGCAGATGCCGCCGAGGGCGAAGATGGGAATCCGTAGCTGCCGTTTCGCTTCCGACAACGGTTTTACGCCGACTGGCTCCCCGTAGCGGGCTTTAGACGGGGTGGCGAAGACCGGTCCGAAGGTGATAAAGTCGGCCCCTCCCTGCTGGGCTGCCAGCGCCCCGGCTACGCTGTGGCAGGAAACGCCGATCAGTCGCTCGGGGCCGATCAGTCGTCGGGCGGTAGCCGGATCGATGCCGGCCTCTCCCAGGTGAACGCCGTCGGCTTCCACCGCCAGGGCGATGTCGAGCCGGTCGTTGACTAGCAGCCGGGCGCCATAGCGGGAGGTCAGTTCGCGCAGCCGGTGGGCAAGCTCGAGCTGCTCGCGCGGCGAGAGATCCTTTTCCCGCAGCTGTACTGCCTTGACGCCGCCCCGCAAGGCCGCCTCGATCACCTCGTCAAGCGGTCGACTGTTGGTCTGCCGCCGGTCGGTGATCAGATAGAGGGAAAAGCCAACCCTAGCCAATCATCCCCTCAATTGGGCTCGATGCGGAGGCATAAAGCTTTTTCGGAATCCGCCCGGCCCGGTAGGCAAGCCGTCCGGCCCGGACTGCCAGCTTCATTGCTTCGGCCATGGCAATCGGGTCCTGCGCTCCGGCAATGCCGGTATTCATCAGGACGCCGTCGCAACCGAGCTCCATGGCGATGGCGGCATCGGAAGCCGTCCCAACCCCGGCATCGACGATAACCGGCACCTTGACGGTGTCGAGGATGATCCTGATGTTGTAGGGGTTGCGGATGCCGAGACCGCTGCCGATGGGGGCGCCAAGCGGCATGACCGCCGCACAGCCCATCTCTTCGAGCTTCTTGCAGACAATCGGGTCGTCGGTGGTGTAGGGGAGGACGGTGAAGCCCTCTTTGATCAGTACCTTGGCGGCTTTGAACAGCTCTTCGTTGTCGGGAAAGAGGGTCTTTTCATCGCCGAGGACCTCCAGCTTGACCATGTCGGACATCCCCGCTTCACGGGCAAGCCGGCAGGTGCGGATGGCGTCTTCAGCGGTATAGCAGCCGGCGGTGTTGGGAAGGAGAGTGTATTTTTTTAGGTCGATGAAATCGAGCAGCGACTCTTTGCTTCGGTCTGAGATATTTACCCGCCGGACCGCGACGGTGATTATTTCAGCTCCCGAGGCTTCAAGGGCCTGTACCATCTGTTCATTGGTTGCATATTTGCCGGTCCCGACCATAAGGCGGGAGTTAAATTCCCGGCCGGCGATGATCAGCTTGTCGCTTGCGTTGGACATGAAGCGTCTCCTTTGCGAGGTGTATGTAGGCTTAATACGAGGCGAGGGCGCTGGCGGCAGGCGAGCTAGCCACCGCCGACGAAATGGACGATTTCCAGCCGGTCGCCATCATTGAGCCGGGTCGAGTCGTAGGCCGCCTTGGCGAGGATGTCGAGATTCAGTTCTACTGCCACCCGCTGGGTGTCGATCCCGAGGAAACGGAGCAGCTCCGTTACCGACATTGGTTCGATGGTCCTGGCTTCGCCGTTGATGATCACTTCCATGGGGCCTCCTGGGCTGCAATGGCTATTCTGGTCGTGTAAACGAAAAAAGCCGCAGAAGCGGCCATGGATACGGTGAAACCATGTCGCTTCCCTACGCCGGTATTACCCGGATCAGGTTCAAAGGGTCGCCCTGCCGGTCCCGCTCCACCATCACGGTTGCTCCGTCAACGGTGAATTGGAACAGGCATCAGGTATGGGCTCTCAGCCGAAACTCCCCTAGCGAACTGACGATATGCGGTTGTGAAAACGGTGTAACGTTCCAACAAAGCTAGCAATTCTACGATGATTCGTCAAGTCTTTTCCGGCGCCCTGAAGAGGGGCGGCGCGCGACCTACGGTTTCCGGTACTTGCTGATGATGTCGAGAACTTCCTGCTCTTTGCGGATCGCTTCGGAGCAGAAGGTCCAGATGTGATAGCTTTCAAGGGCCAGAATCGTCAGCCCTGCTGCGAAGACCGCCCAGTAGTTTTCATCCAGTGCCTTGGCAAAATGATAGAAGCCGTAGAATGCGGTGAGATAGCCCACATGGGCGAAGCCGCTATACTCTTCGGATCCGCCCATCATTCGCGAAAGGATGAGAATGATCGCTGAAAAGGTGTAGAGGACCAACGCACCACTGATCATGGTGATTGACGGTGGTTTGCCGAGGAGAGCCCTGATTGCCGGCGGGAAGGATGGAAGAAAGCTGAAATCCCATAGTGCAGCCATGCTGACCAGAATAAAAAGGGCCATGGCCCACAAACCGCGGTTGGCCCTTTTTTGCAGGGTGGCAATTTTCCTGAGCGTTTCCTGCCGGACCAGATCACGGTCGGGCAGGAAATCAGGATTGTCGGTTGGTGGCACGGGTTCCGGGGTTCGTTTCATAAACGGACACAGGCGAAAGGCATCATTCTAAGAGTTTGCCGACGGGGTGTTTCCCTTGCCGGCTTTCGTTGCGTTGGCCTCTTTCAGGGCCTCTTCAGTTTTTGTGAGCTTCTGGGACATCTCTTGGAACGATTGTGCCAGATCTCCCACTTCGTCACGATAGGCCGGTGCCTTCCGCTCGTGATCTCCCCTGTTGATAGCCAGGATGAATTCCGATAGCTCCTTGATTGGCATTAGTACATTGCGACGCAGGAGGGCGGAGACGCCTCCGACGGTCAGCAGCAAGACCATCAGGCAAAAAATCAGCATCCGGTTCCGGAGAATTCCGAGGGTCTTCTGCAGCGGTTCCTCGGACAGGCCGATGTCGAGGGTGCCGAGCACCTTCTGGCCCGGGGGGTGAACATGGCAGGCAGCGTTGAAGCATTCCGGTTCGTTGTAGATGGGGGCCGTGATGGCGATGACGTTCTTGCCTTTTTCATTGATGTAGCGGCGGGCCTGCTCCATTCTCCCCATGCTGGTAAGCGGTACCGGCCCGGCATGGCAGGCGATGCACCCCGCGGCGTTCTTGTCGACCAGTTTGTTTACGTCTTCGGGGTGGGCCGAGAACATGATGATCCCTCGCTTGTTGAAGATGCGAGCATGTTCGACCCCTTGTTGCTGGCCGACGTTGTCAATGATGTTCCGAAGCGTCTCCCGGTCGTCCTTCAACATGGCATACCGGGTCGACTTGACGATGGTGTCGGCCAGATTCGTTTCGTGTCGAATCGTGTCGTTCAGCATGTCGGTTTTGATAACCGAATAGAGAAGAATGCAGCAGACGATGACAAAACCGGTCACGGCGATGGCGGGCGGGACAATTGCCTTGGCAGCGAAACTCCTGAACATGAAGTCTCCCTTGAGTTGAACGTTCCGTTGCTCTTACAGTGTATCCGAAACTGCCGATAAATCAAGGGCGGGGATCGACCCCGCCCTTGTCTGGCATAGTGCGTCAGAAGCGAGCCATTACATGTCGTGGCATTTCACGCAGTCTTCGCGGACGCTGAACGCCGTTTTCCCGTCATGACAGGCGCCGCACGACTTTCCTTTTTCCATTTCGACCATTGTTACCACTTTGTTGTTTCGCCCAGCCTTGAAGATTTTGGTATGGCAGTTGTTGCAGGTGTATATGCCCAAGTGGAAGGCGTGACTGAAGGTGGCAGGCCCGGCGCCCTTCACCTTGAAATGAACTTCTTTGACCGGATGGCACTTGGCGCAGTCTTTTACGGAGAAAACAGTCTTGCCGTTATGACAGGCGCCGCATGACTTACCTTTTTCCATGGCGGCCATGCCGACCGGAGTATTCCGCCCCGGGACGTAGATCTTGTTGTGGCATTCACTGCAGTTCATCTTGCCGGCGTGCATTTTGTGGCTGAAGATAATGTGGCCGGTATCTTTCGATGAAAGGGCAACTTCCTTTACCATATGGCATTTCGCACATTCGCCAACGCCAAAAGCGGTTTTGCCGTTGTGACAGGCGCCGCAGGATTTCCCTTTTTCCATGTCGGCCATCGTTGCCGGTTTATTGGGCCCGGCGTTGAAAAACCTGGGATGGCAGGCATTGCAGTTTTGGTAGCGGGTCAGATGTTTCTTGTGACTGAACGGCGTCGGGCCGGTGGCTTTCACCTGGAAGGTGATCTCTCTGACGGCATGACATCGGGCACATTCCTTGAGCGGGAAGGCTTTGGCCCCGTTATGGCAGGCGCCGCAGGATTTCCCTTTTTCCATATCCGCCATGGTGTAGGTCACTTTGTTCTTCATGTCGAAGATGGCGTTATGGCATGCCTTGCAGTTGTTTTCGATTCCCTTTTTGCCGATGTGGGCCTTGTGACTGAAGACGATCTTGCCCGCATCTTTAGTGCTGAATGTCACGTCTTTGATGGTAATCCCCCATGCAAGCCCTGCCGTCAGGACTATGCATGTCACGAGGGTGAATGCGCAGCGCAATCTCATGTTCGCCTCCTGTTGAAATTGAAATGTTCATAAAACGCGATGAATTATAGGTGACGGAGTTAGATTAGTCAATTTTAAATACCCTGTTTTCATGCGATGGAGAAGGGGGGCATCTCCGGCAAAAAAAAGGCGAAACGCTGACCGTTTCGCCTTTCCTGAAAAAATGACCGGAGATCAGTGGTGTTCAATCTCCTCCCAGCCGTCCCACATCGGCTTGAAGTGGGCGAGGGGAGTATGCCCCATGGTCGCCAGATAGATATGGACGAACAGGAAGGCAAAAAAGCAGCAGGCGATCAGGAAGTGGGCGCTTACCAGCAGCTTGATGCCGCCAAGGACAATGATCCACTCACGCAGTGGCGCCACGTTCATGATCAGTATGCCGGAGAGTATCACCAGCGGGAGCAGTGCCAGCATCAGCCCCATGTAAGCAACCTTCTGCATCGGGTTGAACTTGTCGTCGGGGGTGGCGTGATGGGGACTCGAGCCACCTTTGAAGAAGTAGTAGAAGTAGTAGAGAACCTGTTTAAAAATACCCATCTTGATATCGTAGACGTTCGGCACATACAGCTTGAACAGGTTACCCTTGATGATCAGGTAGTAGCAAAGCCAGACGGCGTAGGAGATGGAAACGGTAACTCCCGCGGTGTTGTGCAGCCGGATCGCCGACTTGTAGGTCCCGAAGATGTTGACATATTCTGGGAATCTGATCTGGATACCGGTGATGCACAGGGTGACGATCCCGAGGGCGTTGATCCAGTGCCAGATCCTGACCGGCATCGGCGTCAGATAGATGAATTCCTTGTGTTCGTTATGGCCGCTCATGATCAATGCTCCTTTCTGTTGTTTCTGGTCAGGAATCTGAGGGTCCCGTGCCCGGCGGCGAACAGGAAGCCGCCACTGATGATCAGTCCGCCGAGAATCGATAGGGCGGTGCTGCGGGTGGAACCCATCATGTAAAAGTCGGGAGTGCCGTAGAGCAGGTCGAGGATTGCTCCCTTCTCAACCGCTACGCGGGAAAAAGTACCGTTCTTGCCAGGGAACGCGACGAAGCTGGTTTGCATCGCTTTCGGTCCCGAGGCATGGCAGAAACTGCAGTCCCAGCGATTGTCGAGGATCTGGTAACTGTGGGTAACCTTTTCGGGGGTCATCATCCCCCACAGCCGGATATTGTCGTATTTGGCGTTCTTGTTGAAGGTCCTCAGTTCTTCCAGAGAGATGAAGTTGTCGCCGTTTTTGTCGATCAGGGCAGTTACGTCCTTGTCGCCCGGAAGGAATCGCGATAATTCCTCGTACTTGGCCACCTTGAAATCGCTGTGCGGCGAATCGCTGGTCCGTTTTTCGATATACATGGTAATGACGTAGCTCTTCGACCCCGTGTGGCAGGTGATGCACGGCAGGGCGTCGATGTGCAGGTCGGCCTGGGGAAGCCACTTGTCGTGGACTTTGATCATGCGGGCCGTGTCATGGCATTTTGAGCACATTGTATTCATCTGCTTGCCCGACAACTCCATCGGTGGCTTGACGGCGTGGGGGTTGTGGCAATCCGCACAGCCGGCATTGTTGGCGTGAAGGCTGGCGGAGTATTCCTGCTGGATCGGCCCATGGCATTCCTTGCAAGTTGCCCGGGACGGTCTGATGCCATCATCCGGATGACTTGCCGTTACCGATTCATGGCAGGACGTGCAGCCGATGACTGCATGGGTGGTTTCGGAATATTGCAGCGGATCGATGTACAGATGAGCCCCGCTTTTCCCGCTAATATTTTTGTCTCCGTGGCAGTTGATGCATTCGTCCTGCGGTTTATCCGCCGCGAGCACTCCCATGGGCAGCATTACCAGAAGCGATAGCACGAGGGCTGGTGTTAAACGTCGCTTGAACATTACGAACCTCCTTGTTTGCGGTCAATAATCTTCTCTCGGCGGCCGCTGCCGGCCCGCCGGTTCCTGTCGTCGCCTAGTGGGTTGCCTGCTCTTCGGCCAGCGCCCGCTCCTTTTTCAGTCCCTTGGCGGCTCCGAGTGTCATGAGCACTGCCGGGATTACCTGGGCAACGATGATCAGTGCGCAGAAGCCGAGAAACAGCCAGACGAAAATACCGCTGTTATCCTCCCGTGCTCCTGATGCGGCCAGTGCTGGTGCTACGGTCCCAAGCCATGCTGCCAGAGTGTTGCGTAACAGAATCCGTTTCATGACATCCTCCTTATTCGTGAAATATCTTCGTATTGGCGCTTAGCGCCTGGATCTGGTCAACGTGCTGCCCGACAGCTCATCAGATTATCGAAGGCACAACGAACAGCCTGCCGGATTTCCTCTTTATCCTCCGGCTTTACCGGTTTGAGGGCGTGATAGAAAATTCCCTCTTTGCGAAGTTTTCTGATTACTGGCAGCGATGAGTCGTCGGAAACAAGGATGATAGTCAAATCCCGGTTGCATTTCTTCAGCAGCGGGATCAGATCGCTGGCCTTGAACTCGTCGAATTCGCTGCCGAGAAGGACAACCTGGGCAGCCTTCTTGAGAATGCCGTAAATGGCGTTGGCTGCCGAATTGGTGACGATCACGTTGTAGCCTGCCTCGATAAAAAGGTCTGCCAGTTGCTTGCGAGCTTCCGTGTCGTTGTCTGCGATGAGAAGTCCTAACATCGTCGCCTCTCCTGGTCAGAATCGTTGTGGTCACTCACTCAGAAACCTAGACCGCATTGTTGCCGTTCCCTTCCGCGGAAGAATTTTCCGGGTCGGACCTAGTAAAGAGCCCCTTGAGCATGGAGCCGAACAGCACCAGCCCGGGAATGAGCTGGAAAACGATAATCAAGGCGCCAAATGCCAGAAAGAGAATGACGAGAAAGCCGTTTCCTTCTCTTTCGGCACCACTTGCGGCTAGTGCGGCTGCGGGGACGGCAAGTAACGTCAAGGCTGTCAATCGTATCGCTTTC contains:
- a CDS encoding methyl-accepting chemotaxis protein; its protein translation is MAKNLGLGSKLIRVSLIIGTGIAAIGGFCSAMLGTVIGTEPTARGYLGVITGAQFLNAALFLFVLWMLASRKLVTRVNTLANAMDRGAEGDLTVTIESSSEDELGHLTDNLNAMFVRLAGAVNKVKGSVDELRSIAATVQDVADKGVATARIQAQAVQGTTDGMRDIDRSVNEVAEAVESLSRTASENAASIIQMSASIEEVAEHMEALARAVEDVSSSIVQMATAEKEIGRSVGTLRGDSARTASLVADMDIAIKQIEKSALETAAISEEVLRDAELGRESVESTISGIDEIRRSSHSVAETIETLSHRVGDINTIVSVINDIAEQTKLLALNASIIAAQAGEHGKGFAVVANEIKELARRTTSSTGEIGTIIMGLREETELAVKAIRQAEKRISEGEQLSYRSGEALHKIVDGVKMATSQAGEIARTTVEQAQGSEHMRQAMERVAEMVEQIVRATNEQANGTEMIMGAVARMKDLTGQVFASTHEQRTTSTIIVKSSEGITTMISNIRQACQVQTESSTKIIQAVENMENTTESNLETTHIMGEAVAGLAHQTDALSAAMGGFRV
- a CDS encoding fumarylacetoacetate hydrolase family protein; amino-acid sequence: MSTAKLAGTGQEYRIGKILCIGRNYAEHIKELGNETPAAPVIFTKPATAVIGDGQEIVIPPYSHDCHHEAELALLIGRQGKDIPREEAASYIAGYGVAIDLTLRDVQGELKKKGLPWDIAKGFDTACPLSDFVPAEQVADPQRLQIRLSVNGELRQDGSTALMIHQVADIISYMSGIFTLEPGDIILTGTPAGVGPLVSGDIVSTEIPGVVALRVSVK
- a CDS encoding TIGR01212 family radical SAM protein (This family includes YhcC from E. coli K-12, an uncharacterized radical SAM protein.), which produces MPESYINKDLRFNSYGTYLRRRFGYRVSKVNVDGGFTCPNRDGTRGDGGCVYCDNSSFSPNSTLARIPIEIQMLEGMAYHRRRLGSEKFIIYFQKYTNTYGPVSKLRDLYHRALSHPDVLGISVGTRPDSLSDECLELLTELATRHYVCVELGLQSMDDAILNRINRGHTLAEYLQAVHRLSGRGIELCTHLIYGFPGETRRGFLRTADLLATLPINSVKLHQLHAVKGTRLAEMYRQGEFVPVSHQEYLATVCDFLEILPPQIAVQRLYGSAPLAIRVAPNWDFKNNQMWYTVVNELKRRGTWQGCRLAGSSSRVGNL
- the thiE gene encoding thiamine phosphate synthase is translated as MARVGFSLYLITDRRQTNSRPLDEVIEAALRGGVKAVQLREKDLSPREQLELAHRLRELTSRYGARLLVNDRLDIALAVEADGVHLGEAGIDPATARRLIGPERLIGVSCHSVAGALAAQQGGADFITFGPVFATPSKARYGEPVGVKPLSEAKRQLRIPIFALGGICRNSVPEVLAAGADGIAMISAIIAADNPREEAAAFLDLLPSPAGNE
- a CDS encoding thiazole synthase; amino-acid sequence: MSNASDKLIIAGREFNSRLMVGTGKYATNEQMVQALEASGAEIITVAVRRVNISDRSKESLLDFIDLKKYTLLPNTAGCYTAEDAIRTCRLAREAGMSDMVKLEVLGDEKTLFPDNEELFKAAKVLIKEGFTVLPYTTDDPIVCKKLEEMGCAAVMPLGAPIGSGLGIRNPYNIRIILDTVKVPVIVDAGVGTASDAAIAMELGCDGVLMNTGIAGAQDPIAMAEAMKLAVRAGRLAYRAGRIPKKLYASASSPIEGMIG
- the thiS gene encoding sulfur carrier protein ThiS; this encodes MEVIINGEARTIEPMSVTELLRFLGIDTQRVAVELNLDILAKAAYDSTRLNDGDRLEIVHFVGGG
- a CDS encoding menaquinol oxidoreductase, which translates into the protein MKRTPEPVPPTDNPDFLPDRDLVRQETLRKIATLQKRANRGLWAMALFILVSMAALWDFSFLPSFPPAIRALLGKPPSITMISGALVLYTFSAIILILSRMMGGSEEYSGFAHVGYLTAFYGFYHFAKALDENYWAVFAAGLTILALESYHIWTFCSEAIRKEQEVLDIISKYRKP
- a CDS encoding HAMP domain-containing protein, which gives rise to MFRSFAAKAIVPPAIAVTGFVIVCCILLYSVIKTDMLNDTIRHETNLADTIVKSTRYAMLKDDRETLRNIIDNVGQQQGVEHARIFNKRGIIMFSAHPEDVNKLVDKNAAGCIACHAGPVPLTSMGRMEQARRYINEKGKNVIAITAPIYNEPECFNAACHVHPPGQKVLGTLDIGLSEEPLQKTLGILRNRMLIFCLMVLLLTVGGVSALLRRNVLMPIKELSEFILAINRGDHERKAPAYRDEVGDLAQSFQEMSQKLTKTEEALKEANATKAGKGNTPSANS
- a CDS encoding cytochrome c3 family protein produces the protein MRLRCAFTLVTCIVLTAGLAWGITIKDVTFSTKDAGKIVFSHKAHIGKKGIENNCKACHNAIFDMKNKVTYTMADMEKGKSCGACHNGAKAFPLKECARCHAVREITFQVKATGPTPFSHKKHLTRYQNCNACHPRFFNAGPNKPATMADMEKGKSCGACHNGKTAFGVGECAKCHMVKEVALSSKDTGHIIFSHKMHAGKMNCSECHNKIYVPGRNTPVGMAAMEKGKSCGACHNGKTVFSVKDCAKCHPVKEVHFKVKGAGPATFSHAFHLGIYTCNNCHTKIFKAGRNNKVVTMVEMEKGKSCGACHDGKTAFSVREDCVKCHDM
- a CDS encoding cytochrome b/b6 domain-containing protein → MSGHNEHKEFIYLTPMPVRIWHWINALGIVTLCITGIQIRFPEYVNIFGTYKSAIRLHNTAGVTVSISYAVWLCYYLIIKGNLFKLYVPNVYDIKMGIFKQVLYYFYYFFKGGSSPHHATPDDKFNPMQKVAYMGLMLALLPLVILSGILIMNVAPLREWIIVLGGIKLLVSAHFLIACCFFAFLFVHIYLATMGHTPLAHFKPMWDGWEEIEHH
- a CDS encoding cytochrome c3 family protein, producing MFKRRLTPALVLSLLVMLPMGVLAADKPQDECINCHGDKNISGKSGAHLYIDPLQYSETTHAVIGCTSCHESVTASHPDDGIRPSRATCKECHGPIQQEYSASLHANNAGCADCHNPHAVKPPMELSGKQMNTMCSKCHDTARMIKVHDKWLPQADLHIDALPCITCHTGSKSYVITMYIEKRTSDSPHSDFKVAKYEELSRFLPGDKDVTALIDKNGDNFISLEELRTFNKNAKYDNIRLWGMMTPEKVTHSYQILDNRWDCSFCHASGPKAMQTSFVAFPGKNGTFSRVAVEKGAILDLLYGTPDFYMMGSTRSTALSILGGLIISGGFLFAAGHGTLRFLTRNNRKEH
- a CDS encoding response regulator; the encoded protein is MLGLLIADNDTEARKQLADLFIEAGYNVIVTNSAANAIYGILKKAAQVVLLGSEFDEFKASDLIPLLKKCNRDLTIILVSDDSSLPVIRKLRKEGIFYHALKPVKPEDKEEIRQAVRCAFDNLMSCRAAR